A single window of Flavobacterium sp. 140616W15 DNA harbors:
- a CDS encoding peroxidase, FMP-type: MLKPKEEIVEKKFYAKAVGSSDLWEKFKEYGKLTINDEMKPFTDETVEAQENKAEYGVLELLEGTWVSYKSDNDKEHGRIGTGVHTTIMPSPGVNLGTIPGKYSFECEEYIEALTFSLVPGGIRNRGGVSEQFCGAVKYEQSIKSVNKIEGQKDLKYTPIHEENGMYLWLSDLYNHAATAKSIEEDRGILTQSEEDRIKYKFKGEYKDETLVKIKNDQGAFEYIAISQLKEGQKYYGVVPAKELKPGFGLDGPYFIPDYSISRSGVIPHGSTITLLGDLVSQKGKYVIGGAPEFPKGIKAWDFDHLSISKTMGGADTSHDGPINLDDPAPKWVHEKLTHENDPRENKIYTQRILAHKLYPYSVRPDLRLRDSINGEEIDEYISIHMSSKNKTGAQGGILNVPFVNRFVPTVEMNVNMWVQRVHDKILNKKVLQLQYEQIIFFEFNFGDDGGTTSWPHIQVNTLRKIEDVPAEQKAVIEEQFKGIKKTDDSNKASYSISDSRCPYHKE, from the coding sequence ATGCTTAAACCAAAAGAAGAAATTGTAGAAAAAAAGTTTTATGCCAAGGCAGTTGGATCTTCGGATCTTTGGGAAAAATTTAAAGAATACGGAAAGTTAACCATAAATGATGAAATGAAACCTTTTACAGATGAAACTGTAGAAGCTCAAGAAAATAAGGCTGAATATGGTGTTTTAGAATTATTAGAAGGAACATGGGTAAGTTATAAAAGTGATAATGATAAGGAACATGGGCGAATAGGTACAGGAGTGCATACAACCATTATGCCTTCACCCGGTGTAAACTTAGGAACGATTCCCGGAAAATATAGTTTTGAATGCGAAGAATATATTGAGGCATTAACATTCTCTTTAGTTCCTGGTGGTATACGCAATCGAGGTGGAGTTAGCGAACAATTTTGTGGAGCTGTAAAGTATGAACAAAGTATTAAAAGTGTAAATAAAATAGAAGGTCAAAAAGATTTAAAATATACGCCAATTCATGAGGAAAACGGAATGTATCTTTGGCTTAGCGATCTTTACAATCATGCAGCTACAGCAAAATCAATTGAAGAAGATCGAGGTATTCTTACTCAATCAGAGGAAGATAGAATTAAGTATAAATTTAAAGGGGAATACAAAGATGAGACGCTTGTCAAAATAAAAAATGATCAAGGCGCATTTGAGTATATAGCCATAAGTCAATTAAAAGAAGGGCAAAAATACTATGGGGTAGTTCCTGCAAAAGAACTAAAACCTGGATTTGGTTTAGATGGCCCCTATTTTATTCCAGATTATTCTATTTCGCGTAGCGGTGTAATTCCTCATGGAAGTACTATTACCTTATTAGGTGATCTTGTTTCTCAAAAAGGGAAATATGTAATTGGTGGAGCACCAGAATTTCCAAAAGGCATTAAAGCTTGGGATTTTGATCATCTTTCGATTTCAAAAACAATGGGAGGTGCAGATACAAGTCACGACGGACCAATTAATCTAGATGATCCAGCACCAAAATGGGTACATGAAAAACTAACTCACGAAAATGATCCTCGTGAAAATAAAATTTATACACAGCGAATACTTGCTCACAAATTATATCCATATTCAGTAAGACCAGATTTGCGATTAAGGGATTCTATAAATGGAGAAGAAATTGATGAATATATCTCAATTCATATGTCATCAAAAAATAAAACTGGAGCACAAGGAGGAATATTAAATGTTCCTTTTGTGAATCGTTTTGTGCCAACTGTTGAAATGAATGTGAATATGTGGGTTCAAAGAGTACATGATAAAATCTTAAATAAGAAAGTTCTTCAGCTGCAATATGAACAAATTATATTTTTCGAATTTAATTTTGGAGATGATGGAGGTACTACGAGTTGGCCTCATATACAGGTTAATACGCTCCGTAAGATAGAAGACGTTCCTGCTGAACAGAAAGCTGTAATAGAAGAGCAATTTAAAGGTATTAAAAAAACGGATGATAGTAATAAAGCTAGTTATTCCATTTCAGATTCAAGATGTCCTTACCACAAAGAATAA
- a CDS encoding 5-fold beta-flower protein — MKKTLFFILTIGAVTITQAQTIESRNHSTVGYIKANGTIENSNHSTVGYIKSNGTIENSNHSTIGYIKSNGTIENSNHSTVGYVKSNGTVENSNHSTIGYIKDDGTVQNSNHSTIGYARGVSKEWAAVVYFFFNFD, encoded by the coding sequence ATGAAAAAAACACTATTTTTTATCTTAACAATAGGAGCAGTTACTATTACGCAAGCACAAACCATAGAATCGAGAAACCACAGCACAGTTGGCTATATTAAAGCAAATGGTACTATTGAGAACAGTAATCATTCTACAGTAGGTTATATCAAAAGTAATGGCACAATAGAAAACAGCAACCACAGTACAATTGGATATATAAAAAGTAATGGGACTATCGAGAACAGTAACCATTCTACTGTAGGTTATGTAAAAAGTAACGGAACTGTAGAGAACAGTAATCATTCGACCATCGGTTACATTAAAGATGACGGAACTGTACAAAATAGTAATCATAGTACAATTGGCTATGCTAGAGGGGTGAGCAAAGAATGGGCAGCTGTAGTTTATTTCTTTTTCAACTTTGATTAA
- the gndA gene encoding NADP-dependent phosphogluconate dehydrogenase — MNTFDFGIVGLGVMGRNLLLNIASQKFAAAGLDLDTEKVNSLQQEADSEHTLEATTDVKHFVELIKRPRAIMLLVPAGKPVDSAIQSLLPHLDEGDIIIDGGNTYFTDTDRRFLELSAKGIHFFGMGISGGEQGARFGPSMMPGGDKKAYERLRPIFEAIAAKVDGEPCVEYLGNGSAGNYVKMVHNGIEYGIMQLISEIYDLMKRGYNLDEDTIENTFNEWNQTDLKSFLIEITGAILKVKEPNGERLINLISDWAKSKGTGKWTSQNAMDLQVPVPTIDAAVFMRDMSKSKPERIEAATKLVWNDKQATVNAPEAISALKDALFFSILITYAQGLAQLKTASKEYNYELNLETVTKIWRGGCIIRADVLEDFRKAFATNPNLPNILLDTDIAAKFNETQAGIREVIQFAVQKGLPVAGLMNSLAYFDSYRSENLPTNMIQAQRDYFGAHTYERTDLPGTFHTQWND, encoded by the coding sequence ATGAACACATTTGATTTTGGCATTGTCGGACTCGGCGTAATGGGTCGTAACCTACTTTTAAACATTGCCAGCCAAAAATTTGCTGCTGCAGGTTTAGATTTAGATACAGAAAAAGTCAACTCTTTACAACAGGAGGCTGATTCAGAGCATACATTAGAAGCAACAACAGATGTTAAACATTTTGTAGAACTTATCAAACGCCCAAGAGCGATTATGTTGTTGGTACCTGCAGGTAAGCCTGTCGATAGCGCAATTCAAAGCCTTTTACCTCATCTGGATGAAGGTGATATTATAATAGATGGTGGAAACACTTACTTTACTGATACTGACAGAAGATTTCTTGAATTATCTGCTAAAGGAATTCATTTCTTTGGAATGGGAATTTCTGGCGGTGAGCAAGGAGCAAGATTTGGTCCTAGCATGATGCCTGGAGGTGACAAAAAAGCCTACGAAAGACTTCGTCCTATTTTTGAAGCTATAGCTGCCAAAGTAGATGGAGAACCATGTGTAGAATATTTAGGAAATGGTTCAGCAGGTAACTATGTAAAAATGGTTCACAATGGAATTGAGTACGGAATCATGCAACTTATTTCTGAAATTTATGACCTGATGAAACGTGGTTATAATCTTGATGAAGATACCATAGAAAATACTTTTAATGAGTGGAATCAAACTGATCTTAAATCATTTCTAATCGAAATTACAGGAGCTATTCTTAAAGTAAAAGAACCAAATGGAGAACGATTGATTAATCTAATATCTGATTGGGCTAAATCTAAAGGAACAGGAAAATGGACTTCTCAAAATGCTATGGATTTACAAGTACCAGTTCCTACCATTGATGCAGCAGTTTTTATGCGTGATATGTCAAAAAGCAAGCCTGAAAGAATTGAAGCTGCTACCAAATTAGTTTGGAATGACAAACAGGCCACTGTAAACGCACCCGAAGCAATTAGTGCACTAAAAGATGCATTATTCTTTTCTATCCTAATTACTTATGCTCAAGGTTTGGCACAACTTAAAACTGCTTCTAAAGAATATAATTACGAACTAAATTTAGAGACTGTTACAAAAATATGGCGTGGTGGTTGTATCATTCGAGCAGATGTTCTTGAAGATTTCAGAAAAGCATTTGCAACGAATCCTAATTTACCAAACATTCTTTTAGATACTGATATTGCAGCTAAATTCAATGAAACTCAAGCTGGTATTAGAGAAGTTATTCAATTTGCTGTACAAAAAGGATTACCTGTAGCTGGGCTTATGAACTCATTAGCATATTTTGACTCTTATAGATCTGAAAATCTTCCGACTAATATGATTCAAGCACAACGTGATTATTTTGGAGCACATACCTACGAACGCACTGATCTCCCGGGTACTTTTCATACTCAATGGAATGATTAA
- the zwf gene encoding glucose-6-phosphate dehydrogenase, with amino-acid sequence MNNVKNTDPTIIVIFGSSGDLAKRKLFPAFQNLFLDGRMPEKFQIIALGRAEKSDEEFRNYVIENLKSFSRKGALSNEETQQFISHITYLRHDIDKEESYHELDAKLSSIDADFGVRANRLFYLSIAPSFIATISGNMKKLRLAAKAKRDRIIIEKPFGYDKSSAIELNEMLSQTFKEEQIYRIDHYLGKETVQNILAFRFGNSMFEPLWSRNFIDFVQITVAEEVGVEERGGFYEGVGALKDMIQNHLLQILCMTAMEAPASLGADDIRNRKADVLKSIRRIKPEEVNHYTVRGQYDEGFIKGNPVPAYRNDKGIAPDSNTETYVAMKIYLDNWRWQGVPFYLRTGKRMQEKQSSIIIQFKPVPHSSFSYDNQGMTPNRLIINIQPAMDIKLQFMTKKPGLSLSLQPAEMIFDYFQCSTMSPEAYETLLSDALAGDPTLFMRWDQVEQAWDAIDTIQEVWKNNTPTDFPNYKAGSWGPEAADELLARQGHAWVANTQNIVK; translated from the coding sequence ATGAATAATGTCAAAAATACTGATCCAACTATAATTGTTATTTTTGGATCATCCGGTGACTTAGCAAAAAGAAAGCTTTTTCCAGCATTTCAAAATCTATTCCTCGATGGCCGTATGCCAGAAAAATTTCAGATTATTGCCCTAGGAAGAGCTGAAAAAAGTGATGAAGAATTTCGTAATTATGTAATCGAAAACTTAAAGAGTTTTTCAAGAAAAGGAGCGCTTTCTAACGAAGAAACGCAGCAATTCATTTCTCATATTACCTATTTGAGACATGATATTGACAAAGAAGAATCCTATCACGAATTAGATGCAAAGCTATCTAGTATTGATGCCGATTTTGGTGTACGTGCCAATAGACTTTTTTATCTTTCTATAGCACCTTCATTTATAGCTACAATTTCAGGCAACATGAAAAAGTTACGTCTTGCTGCCAAAGCAAAACGAGATCGAATCATTATCGAAAAACCATTTGGTTATGATAAAAGTTCTGCGATCGAACTTAATGAAATGTTATCACAAACTTTTAAGGAAGAACAGATTTACCGTATTGATCATTATCTAGGTAAAGAAACCGTTCAGAATATCCTTGCATTCCGTTTTGGAAACTCTATGTTTGAGCCATTATGGAGTCGAAACTTTATTGATTTTGTTCAGATTACTGTAGCAGAAGAAGTGGGCGTTGAAGAGCGCGGTGGTTTTTATGAAGGAGTTGGTGCTTTAAAAGATATGATACAGAACCATTTGCTTCAGATTTTATGTATGACTGCTATGGAAGCACCTGCTTCATTAGGAGCTGATGACATACGAAACCGTAAAGCTGATGTACTAAAATCTATCCGACGTATAAAACCTGAAGAAGTTAATCATTACACTGTTAGAGGCCAATATGATGAAGGTTTTATAAAAGGTAATCCCGTTCCTGCATACCGAAACGATAAAGGCATCGCTCCTGACTCGAATACAGAAACCTATGTGGCAATGAAAATTTATCTAGATAACTGGAGATGGCAAGGTGTTCCTTTTTACCTGCGTACAGGAAAAAGAATGCAAGAAAAACAATCTTCGATTATCATCCAGTTCAAACCAGTACCTCATTCCTCGTTTTCATATGATAATCAAGGAATGACTCCTAACAGGCTTATCATAAATATTCAACCTGCAATGGATATTAAGTTACAGTTTATGACTAAGAAACCTGGTTTGTCTCTTTCTTTACAACCTGCAGAAATGATTTTTGATTATTTTCAATGTTCTACAATGTCGCCAGAAGCTTATGAGACTCTGCTCTCTGATGCTTTAGCAGGAGATCCTACACTATTTATGCGTTGGGATCAAGTTGAACAGGCATGGGATGCGATTGATACGATTCAGGAAGTATGGAAAAATAATACCCCAACTGATTTTCCTAATTATAAAGCAGGAAGCTGGGGACCTGAAGCAGCAGATGAATTACTTGCCCGTCAAGGACACGCTTGGGTTGCTAACACACAAAATATTGTGAAATAA
- the pgl gene encoding 6-phosphogluconolactonase — protein sequence MIQIYNTIEAINSKAAALFVASAQKAILEKGNFTAVLTGGSSPAGIYKLLASPEYQTKIDWNKVYIFWGDERWVPLEDDRSNAKMSFDTLLSHVPIPENNIFPMYKDGISAEDYAAEYEESIRTILGPDGKFDLILLGLGDDGHTASLFPGEAVLHEQTKWVAAYRLESQNMHRITLTAPLINKAEKIVVVAFGQKKAHALKEVLYGDYNPNTYPMQLIKPVSGELLFLVDNSAAGINNQGATEAILGLS from the coding sequence ATGATACAGATATATAATACTATAGAAGCCATTAATAGTAAAGCTGCTGCCCTTTTTGTAGCATCTGCACAAAAAGCAATACTTGAAAAAGGAAACTTTACAGCCGTACTTACAGGAGGTTCATCTCCAGCAGGTATATACAAGCTATTAGCTTCTCCCGAATACCAAACTAAAATTGACTGGAATAAGGTCTATATATTTTGGGGCGATGAACGCTGGGTACCTCTAGAAGACGATCGCAGTAATGCAAAAATGTCTTTTGATACTCTTTTAAGCCATGTGCCTATTCCTGAAAATAATATATTCCCAATGTACAAAGATGGGATTTCAGCCGAAGATTATGCAGCCGAGTATGAAGAGTCTATTAGAACTATTTTAGGTCCTGACGGAAAATTTGATCTTATTTTGTTAGGTCTTGGTGATGATGGTCATACTGCCTCTCTTTTTCCAGGTGAAGCTGTATTGCATGAGCAAACAAAATGGGTAGCTGCCTACCGATTAGAATCACAAAATATGCATCGTATTACTTTAACAGCTCCTTTAATAAATAAAGCAGAGAAGATAGTTGTAGTTGCTTTTGGTCAAAAAAAGGCTCATGCCTTGAAAGAAGTATTATACGGAGATTATAATCCTAATACCTACCCAATGCAATTAATTAAACCTGTTTCGGGAGAATTACTGTTTTTAGTAGATAATAGTGCTGCTGGAATAAATAACCAAGGGGCAACTGAAGCTATTTTAGGTCTTTCATAA
- a CDS encoding AraC family transcriptional regulator — MMKIELKNTQLTLPKTVIEVNRGYILSGQESILETQTKIETKEFKIEKRTIQIDGVFIHFYKKNIFEQQKLKVLSTSGYIQMHFELSTGATLYESRESNGSVLPTYQGQHMLFFEPYLDGYLTFPICSGATTVEIELSEEWLKKQFGEQLSLLQDFAFALKGSRAAILGGQAYPICPDIYRIIKQLYDCPYVGDLKKFFIESKLLELLTIKIHKATNSLPTKLLTNISKIDKERLFHLKELLASVKAEQYTIQQMTELTFMNRTKLQSSFKQLFGMTIHEFVVDKRMEEAYQLLSYSSGWTVAEVARQVGYKHYNHFSTAFKNKFGISPSKISN, encoded by the coding sequence ATGATGAAAATTGAATTAAAAAACACCCAGTTAACTCTTCCCAAAACTGTTATCGAAGTAAATCGGGGATATATATTGTCTGGTCAAGAAAGTATTTTAGAGACTCAAACCAAGATTGAAACTAAGGAATTTAAGATTGAAAAACGTACAATTCAAATTGATGGAGTATTCATTCATTTCTACAAAAAGAATATTTTTGAACAACAAAAATTAAAAGTTCTAAGTACATCAGGCTATATCCAAATGCATTTTGAACTCTCTACTGGAGCTACTTTGTATGAATCACGTGAGAGCAATGGTTCTGTTTTACCTACCTATCAGGGACAGCATATGTTATTTTTTGAGCCTTATTTAGATGGTTATTTGACTTTTCCAATTTGTTCGGGTGCTACAACTGTTGAAATTGAACTGTCTGAAGAATGGCTTAAAAAACAATTCGGAGAACAATTGTCTTTACTTCAGGATTTTGCTTTTGCTTTAAAAGGAAGTCGAGCCGCTATTTTAGGAGGGCAAGCATATCCGATATGCCCGGATATTTATCGCATCATCAAACAACTTTATGATTGCCCTTATGTAGGCGATTTAAAGAAGTTTTTTATAGAGAGTAAATTACTAGAATTGCTTACCATAAAAATACATAAGGCTACAAATAGTTTACCAACAAAACTTTTAACCAATATATCCAAAATAGATAAGGAAAGACTTTTTCATCTGAAAGAGCTTCTTGCATCGGTTAAAGCGGAACAATATACAATTCAACAAATGACAGAGTTGACTTTTATGAATCGTACAAAACTGCAAAGCTCTTTTAAACAGCTCTTCGGAATGACTATTCATGAATTTGTAGTAGATAAAAGAATGGAGGAGGCTTATCAGCTCTTATCATACTCATCAGGCTGGACAGTTGCAGAAGTAGCTCGTCAGGTTGGATATAAACACTATAATCATTTCTCCACAGCCTTTAAGAATAAATTTGGTATTTCACCGAGCAAAATTTCAAATTAA
- a CDS encoding TonB-dependent receptor yields the protein MKYLYYTATFLIFFCSIITEVTAQNLSKRIHGQVLFENGSAIHAANIILTGANLHVQTDAQGYFNLNTIPTKSDTLKVSYMGMKTESRVLHLLDKKDLELLFILSDGSVQIDEVKVYGKSANKSAKSETVKAEIIDTKAVQGQAATLVELMNQAAGVRIRQSGGLGANTNIMLNGFQGKAIKVFKDGIPTDYLGNAFNISAIPINILERVEVFKGVLPTNIGADALGGAINMVSRADQQRYLALSYELGSFNTHRVSANLLYNTPDRKLFWGLNSFYNYSDNNYSVIAGVPDQETANVIPTKVKLFHNAYKQIYAEAFIGLRDLSWADEFRVGLTSFYIKRDNQFAALMEKPYGASYNEQYTPIIPTVRYKKKFIDGRLDVDQFLVYSKINSLRVDTLRGSYDWFGKYHPPVNQNQRGESGNPSLLDAWFANFTSRTGINYSLSANHNIAFNFIYNAFSRTGKDPYGAKTTGQNPVDLQSLPADYNKAIATLGLNSNLMDEKLKNSFQLKFYHANMVGQEVDVNTAMLKGETSKATISTFGLAESLKYDWTKQTFMRISGELATRLPEQNEILGDGSFALSNFNLKPERSLNGNIGFGTGKEGLFDLELNGFYRITKDLIHAVPMNLIYTQNINVEQVRGIGLETDLHVTPLSWLRLNGNFTYQDFRLYHVEDPLLHYLEGARLRNMPFFFANLSTDVHLSKVFNKQDQLKIYWNMGYVHQYYLDYIPKDTEPNGFLGLWGDAKVNAPNVIPTQTIQSAGMLWTPWKDRLLSVNIECKNIFDKTVYDNFRVQNAGRSFHLKLNYILKY from the coding sequence ATGAAATACTTATACTATACAGCTACATTTTTGATTTTCTTCTGTTCGATAATAACAGAGGTAACAGCACAAAATTTATCTAAACGCATACATGGTCAGGTTCTTTTTGAAAATGGATCGGCAATTCATGCTGCAAATATCATACTAACTGGCGCTAATCTCCATGTACAAACCGATGCTCAAGGTTATTTTAATTTAAACACAATCCCTACAAAGTCTGATACCTTAAAGGTAAGCTATATGGGAATGAAGACTGAATCACGAGTTTTGCACCTCCTAGACAAAAAAGACTTAGAACTTTTATTTATCCTTTCGGATGGATCTGTTCAAATTGATGAAGTTAAAGTTTACGGAAAGAGTGCTAATAAATCAGCTAAAAGTGAAACAGTTAAAGCTGAGATCATCGATACGAAAGCTGTTCAGGGACAGGCTGCTACTCTAGTTGAATTAATGAATCAGGCAGCAGGGGTACGCATACGTCAGTCGGGAGGATTAGGCGCTAACACTAATATCATGCTAAATGGTTTTCAAGGAAAAGCTATTAAAGTCTTTAAAGACGGAATCCCTACAGATTACCTGGGCAATGCATTTAATATTTCGGCAATTCCAATCAATATCCTCGAACGTGTTGAGGTTTTTAAAGGTGTATTGCCTACCAATATTGGTGCAGACGCACTCGGAGGAGCTATTAACATGGTTTCTCGTGCAGATCAACAGCGTTATTTAGCCTTATCCTATGAGTTAGGTTCCTTTAATACGCATAGAGTATCAGCCAATTTATTGTATAATACTCCTGATCGCAAACTTTTCTGGGGTTTAAATTCTTTCTACAATTATTCAGATAATAATTATTCTGTTATAGCAGGTGTGCCTGATCAAGAAACAGCTAATGTAATTCCGACAAAAGTAAAACTCTTCCATAATGCTTATAAGCAAATCTACGCGGAAGCTTTTATCGGGTTACGAGATTTATCTTGGGCAGATGAATTTCGTGTAGGATTGACATCTTTTTACATCAAGCGTGACAATCAGTTTGCCGCATTGATGGAAAAACCATACGGCGCATCATATAATGAGCAGTACACACCTATAATTCCTACTGTACGATATAAAAAGAAATTTATTGATGGCCGTCTTGATGTTGATCAATTTTTAGTGTACAGTAAAATCAATAGTCTTCGTGTGGATACTTTAAGAGGATCGTATGATTGGTTTGGTAAATATCATCCTCCTGTTAATCAAAATCAGCGTGGGGAAAGTGGAAATCCATCTCTTTTAGATGCTTGGTTTGCTAATTTCACCTCTCGAACTGGAATAAATTATTCGCTTTCTGCTAATCATAACATTGCTTTCAACTTTATCTACAATGCTTTTTCTCGAACTGGAAAAGATCCCTATGGAGCCAAAACTACTGGTCAGAATCCTGTTGACTTACAAAGTCTGCCAGCTGATTATAACAAAGCTATAGCAACATTAGGACTGAACTCTAATCTAATGGATGAAAAACTAAAAAATAGCTTTCAGCTTAAATTTTATCATGCCAATATGGTTGGGCAAGAAGTTGATGTAAATACAGCAATGTTAAAAGGAGAAACCTCAAAGGCTACTATCTCTACCTTCGGATTAGCTGAATCCTTAAAATACGATTGGACGAAACAGACCTTTATGAGAATTTCTGGAGAATTGGCTACACGGCTACCTGAACAAAATGAGATACTTGGTGATGGTTCTTTTGCATTATCGAATTTTAATCTAAAACCAGAACGCAGCTTAAATGGGAATATCGGTTTTGGTACTGGTAAAGAAGGTCTTTTTGATTTAGAATTAAATGGTTTTTATCGCATTACCAAAGACTTAATCCATGCAGTACCTATGAACTTAATTTACACACAAAACATAAATGTAGAGCAAGTTAGAGGAATCGGTTTAGAAACTGATCTGCATGTGACTCCATTATCTTGGTTGCGCCTAAATGGGAACTTCACCTATCAAGATTTCCGCCTGTATCATGTTGAAGATCCTCTGTTGCACTATTTGGAAGGTGCAAGATTACGTAATATGCCTTTCTTCTTTGCCAATTTATCTACCGATGTACATCTTTCAAAAGTCTTTAACAAACAAGATCAATTAAAAATCTATTGGAATATGGGCTATGTACATCAATATTACCTCGATTATATTCCTAAAGATACTGAGCCTAACGGATTTTTAGGTCTTTGGGGAGATGCAAAGGTTAATGCTCCTAATGTCATTCCTACACAAACAATTCAAAGTGCTGGAATGCTGTGGACTCCATGGAAAGATCGCTTATTATCTGTGAATATTGAATGCAAAAATATATTTGATAAAACAGTCTATGATAATTTCCGTGTGCAAAATGCTGGTCGCAGCTTTCACCTCAAGCTGAATTATATTTTGAAATATTAA
- a CDS encoding PepSY domain-containing protein yields MAIQDKKQKSTWRKINNWLHLWLGLTSGIIVFVICLTGVAFVFHDEINNFVNREARFVKVEDGLEKLPVDSILESVKQQYPKIMLMQYTSYKDSTKSIKIMCFDRSATPPLLGLGNIYVNPYTAEVLKIDFTYGIFRFIAEIHANLLLGKVGAQIVRISTIIFLIELISGLIWWWPKKWNKTNVNKSFKVKWNATWKRLNIDLHNVLGFYALPLGIILTITGLILTYEPVKNVFLRLLAVLLREPIYRKHCRRLIAQK; encoded by the coding sequence ATGGCAATACAAGATAAAAAACAAAAAAGTACTTGGCGTAAAATTAATAACTGGCTCCATCTTTGGCTGGGCTTAACCTCTGGAATTATTGTTTTTGTCATCTGCTTGACTGGCGTAGCCTTTGTTTTTCACGATGAAATAAACAATTTTGTCAATAGAGAAGCTCGTTTTGTTAAAGTTGAAGATGGTCTAGAAAAGCTTCCTGTAGATTCTATTTTGGAAAGTGTAAAACAGCAATATCCGAAAATAATGCTGATGCAATATACGAGCTATAAAGACTCCACTAAATCTATAAAGATCATGTGTTTTGATCGCTCAGCAACACCACCGTTGCTGGGTTTAGGAAACATTTATGTGAATCCTTATACAGCTGAGGTATTAAAAATAGATTTTACCTATGGTATCTTTCGCTTTATAGCTGAGATACATGCAAATCTATTATTAGGTAAAGTTGGCGCACAGATTGTCCGTATCTCTACCATTATATTTTTGATTGAGTTGATATCAGGATTAATATGGTGGTGGCCAAAGAAATGGAATAAAACGAATGTTAATAAGAGTTTTAAGGTAAAATGGAATGCTACCTGGAAAAGGTTAAATATTGATCTGCATAATGTATTAGGATTTTATGCTTTACCATTGGGGATTATCCTAACGATAACTGGATTGATTTTAACCTATGAACCTGTGAAAAATGTTTTTTTACGGCTTTTAGCGGTACTACTGAGAGAGCCAATTTACAGAAAACATTGCCGAAGGCTGATAGCACAAAAGTAG
- a CDS encoding PepSY-associated TM helix domain-containing protein, protein MPLADLLAPYEKAAVPQITIGIPNPKSGALMIRTENETSMVTYRGDITYVNIYSGEKLDLNSQLLTELKMENMNLSLHLGTWYGLPAKILTFIVCLICTSLPITGFIIWYNRKFKKKRTPKIINT, encoded by the coding sequence ATGCCTCTAGCAGATCTTTTGGCTCCTTATGAAAAAGCAGCTGTTCCGCAAATTACTATTGGTATTCCGAATCCAAAATCAGGGGCTCTTATGATTCGAACCGAGAATGAAACTAGCATGGTAACTTATAGAGGTGATATTACTTACGTGAATATCTATTCGGGTGAAAAATTAGATCTGAATTCTCAGTTATTAACCGAGTTAAAGATGGAGAATATGAATTTGTCACTGCATCTAGGGACTTGGTATGGCTTACCTGCCAAAATTTTAACTTTTATAGTTTGCTTAATCTGTACCAGTCTTCCTATAACAGGTTTTATAATATGGTACAATCGAAAGTTTAAGAAAAAAAGAACCCCAAAAATTATTAATACATAA